A genomic stretch from Megalobrama amblycephala isolate DHTTF-2021 linkage group LG22, ASM1881202v1, whole genome shotgun sequence includes:
- the nell3 gene encoding uncharacterized protein nell3 isoform X1: MSSSKKTLLLLVYVLCAFRSARSGDSGDTRPCSGSHCPGGRSPRPPRQHNPTTQSRSINQHHAPFSFPSEHHAPFLSQRGRSGDQTRETVQTRVAGVFDPVCADCVTPQGPDHVVNDTRECKGIECRLPLRIRQKPRSRPCAGDGCVPEPSQPPLIHVADRAAQFLGEFPDIGYPASEVGAPLGVQLTCDIKPGENEVPAEDALILHLQLAKGQEKLVEALRAQQVVIRDLQQRLVEQQGALLSQQREILSQQRRMFEQMDVVKAQYGLLSETVKQVSFQGLQEELQSYFESHLSDLQNQARSHLQKSYAVHKVDMDTKVMNVVGDAGHPLLGCQIACGPEEYCDFQKDPPQCERCTICPPGFFLVSQCSPTADRMCQDRDECLELPSLCGERVKCLNTPGGFRCLGVSEREISAGLCGHEYFYNQELQECQACSDCDGEPVGIPCTSTSDAVCGTVSENILSQSWAASIAIPPTKSKSTSIYPGLQLNIHGKEENNLLINHDDYLNLQQHGLVWIDYNFALKHSCRNFLQVGIRINGSEEEGRDLSGVPN; this comes from the exons ATGTCATCATCCAAAAAGACGCTATTGCTGCTGGTTTATGTATTATGCGCGTTCCGTTCTGCGCGCTCGGGGGACtctggagacaccagacccTGCTCGGGATCACACTGTCCGGGAGGCAGATCGCCCAGACCACCGCGACAACACAATCCGACAACACAGAGCAGATCAATAAATCAACATCATGCTCCCTTCAGCTTTCCATCTGAACATCACGCACCGTTTCTGTCCCAGCGCGGGCGGTCTGGAGACCAGACAAGGGAAACCGTCCAGACGCGCGTCGCTGGAGTTTTTGATCCTGTGTGCGCAGATTGCGTTACGCCTCAAGGACCAGATCATGTTGTCAACGACACGAGAGAATGTAAAGGAATTGAGTGCCGTCTGCCACTAAGGATACGACAAAAGCCCCGATCGAGACCCTGTGCTGGAGACGGGTGTGTGCCCGAGCCAAGCCAACCTCCCCTCATCCATGTGGCAGACAGAGCCGCTCAGTTTCTGGGGGAATTTCCGGACATTGGATATCCCGCATCCGAGGTCGGGGCTCCTCTGGGAGTTCAACTCACTTGTGACATCAAACCAG GAGAGAATGAGGTCCCTGCCGAGGACGCACTTATCCTACACCTACAGCTGGCAAAGGGACAAGAGAAGCTGGTGGAGGCTTTGAGAGCTCAGCAAGTGGTGATCCGTGATCTGCAGCAGAGACTGGTTGAACAGCAGGGGGCCCTCCTCTCCCAGCAGCGCGAGATACTCAGCCAGCAGCGGCGCATGTTCGAGCAGATGGATGTGGTGAAGGCTCAGTACGGTCTGCTTTCCGAGACGGTCAAGCAAGTCTCTTTTCAAGGTCTGCAGGAAGAACTGCAAAGCTATTTTGAAAGCCACCTGTCTGATCTTCAGAACCAAGCACGTAGCCATCTGCAAAAGTCCTATGCTGTGCATAAGGTAGATATGGACACCAAAGTGATGAATGTAGTTGGGGATGCAGGGCACCCATTGTTGGGCTGTCAAATTGCTTGTGGACCTGAAGAATACTGTGACTTCCAAAAGGATCCACCGCAGTGTGAAAGGTGCACTATATGCCCCCCTGGATTCTTCCTGGTGTCACAGTGCTCGCCCACTGCTGATAGGATGTGCCAG GACAGGGATGAATGCCTCGAATTACCAAGCTTGTGTGGGGAGCGAGTAAAATGTCTCAATACCCCAG GAGGGTTTCGTTGTCTCGGTGTCTCTGAGAGGGAGATTTCTGCAGGACTGTGTGGTCATGAGTACTTCTACAATCAGGAACTTCAGGAGTGCCAGGCTTGTTCAGACTGTGATGGTGAGCCTGTTGGCATTCCCTGCACTTCCACCAGTGATGCTGTATGTGGAACTGTGTCTGAGAACATACTCTCACAGTCTTGGGCTGCTTCGATTGCCATACCACCAACAAAATCGAAGAGTACTTCTATCTATCCTGGGCTACAGCTTAATATTCATGGCAAAGAAGAAAACAATCTGTTGATCAACCATGATGATTACCTCAATCTCCAACAACATGGACTGGTCTGGATAGACTACAACTTTGCACTAAAGCACAGCTGCAGGAACTTTCTCCAGGTGGGGATACGGATAAATGGCAGTGAAGAGGAGGGTCGAGACCTTAGCGGGGTTCCGAATTGA
- the nell3 gene encoding uncharacterized protein nell3 isoform X3, with amino-acid sequence MVLALYAFPKDEDSGLNEYGENEVPAEDALILHLQLAKGQEKLVEALRAQQVVIRDLQQRLVEQQGALLSQQREILSQQRRMFEQMDVVKAQYGLLSETVKQVSFQGLQEELQSYFESHLSDLQNQARSHLQKSYAVHKVDMDTKVMNVVGDAGHPLLGCQIACGPEEYCDFQKDPPQCERCTICPPGFFLVSQCSPTADRMCQDRDECLELPSLCGERVKCLNTPGGFRCLGVSEREISAGLCGHEYFYNQELQECQACSDCDGEPVGIPCTSTSDAVCGTVSENILSQSWAASIAIPPTKSKSTSIYPGLQLNIHGKEENNLLINHDDYLNLQQHGLVWIDYNFALKHSCRNFLQVGIRINGSEEEGRDLSGVPN; translated from the exons ATGGTGTTGGCTTTATATGCATTTCCAAAGGACGAGGACTCGGGCTTGAATGAATACG GAGAGAATGAGGTCCCTGCCGAGGACGCACTTATCCTACACCTACAGCTGGCAAAGGGACAAGAGAAGCTGGTGGAGGCTTTGAGAGCTCAGCAAGTGGTGATCCGTGATCTGCAGCAGAGACTGGTTGAACAGCAGGGGGCCCTCCTCTCCCAGCAGCGCGAGATACTCAGCCAGCAGCGGCGCATGTTCGAGCAGATGGATGTGGTGAAGGCTCAGTACGGTCTGCTTTCCGAGACGGTCAAGCAAGTCTCTTTTCAAGGTCTGCAGGAAGAACTGCAAAGCTATTTTGAAAGCCACCTGTCTGATCTTCAGAACCAAGCACGTAGCCATCTGCAAAAGTCCTATGCTGTGCATAAGGTAGATATGGACACCAAAGTGATGAATGTAGTTGGGGATGCAGGGCACCCATTGTTGGGCTGTCAAATTGCTTGTGGACCTGAAGAATACTGTGACTTCCAAAAGGATCCACCGCAGTGTGAAAGGTGCACTATATGCCCCCCTGGATTCTTCCTGGTGTCACAGTGCTCGCCCACTGCTGATAGGATGTGCCAG GACAGGGATGAATGCCTCGAATTACCAAGCTTGTGTGGGGAGCGAGTAAAATGTCTCAATACCCCAG GAGGGTTTCGTTGTCTCGGTGTCTCTGAGAGGGAGATTTCTGCAGGACTGTGTGGTCATGAGTACTTCTACAATCAGGAACTTCAGGAGTGCCAGGCTTGTTCAGACTGTGATGGTGAGCCTGTTGGCATTCCCTGCACTTCCACCAGTGATGCTGTATGTGGAACTGTGTCTGAGAACATACTCTCACAGTCTTGGGCTGCTTCGATTGCCATACCACCAACAAAATCGAAGAGTACTTCTATCTATCCTGGGCTACAGCTTAATATTCATGGCAAAGAAGAAAACAATCTGTTGATCAACCATGATGATTACCTCAATCTCCAACAACATGGACTGGTCTGGATAGACTACAACTTTGCACTAAAGCACAGCTGCAGGAACTTTCTCCAGGTGGGGATACGGATAAATGGCAGTGAAGAGGAGGGTCGAGACCTTAGCGGGGTTCCGAATTGA
- the nell3 gene encoding uncharacterized protein nell3 isoform X2, with amino-acid sequence MSSSKKTLLLLVYVLCAFRSARSGDSGDTRPCSGSHCPGGRSPRPPRQHNPTTQSRSINQHHAPFSFPSEHHAPFLSQRGRSGDQTRETVQTRVAGVFDPVCADCVTPQGPDHVVNDTRECKGIECRLPLRIRQKPRSRPCAGDGCVPEPSQPPLIHVADRAAQFLGEFPDIGYPASEVGAPLGVQLTCDIKPGENEVPAEDALILHLQLAKGQEKLVEALRAQQVVIRDLQQRLVEQQGALLSQQREILSQQRRMFEQMDVVKAQYGLLSETVKQVSFQGLQEELQSYFESHLSDLQNQARSHLQKSYAVHKDRDECLELPSLCGERVKCLNTPGGFRCLGVSEREISAGLCGHEYFYNQELQECQACSDCDGEPVGIPCTSTSDAVCGTVSENILSQSWAASIAIPPTKSKSTSIYPGLQLNIHGKEENNLLINHDDYLNLQQHGLVWIDYNFALKHSCRNFLQVGIRINGSEEEGRDLSGVPN; translated from the exons ATGTCATCATCCAAAAAGACGCTATTGCTGCTGGTTTATGTATTATGCGCGTTCCGTTCTGCGCGCTCGGGGGACtctggagacaccagacccTGCTCGGGATCACACTGTCCGGGAGGCAGATCGCCCAGACCACCGCGACAACACAATCCGACAACACAGAGCAGATCAATAAATCAACATCATGCTCCCTTCAGCTTTCCATCTGAACATCACGCACCGTTTCTGTCCCAGCGCGGGCGGTCTGGAGACCAGACAAGGGAAACCGTCCAGACGCGCGTCGCTGGAGTTTTTGATCCTGTGTGCGCAGATTGCGTTACGCCTCAAGGACCAGATCATGTTGTCAACGACACGAGAGAATGTAAAGGAATTGAGTGCCGTCTGCCACTAAGGATACGACAAAAGCCCCGATCGAGACCCTGTGCTGGAGACGGGTGTGTGCCCGAGCCAAGCCAACCTCCCCTCATCCATGTGGCAGACAGAGCCGCTCAGTTTCTGGGGGAATTTCCGGACATTGGATATCCCGCATCCGAGGTCGGGGCTCCTCTGGGAGTTCAACTCACTTGTGACATCAAACCAG GAGAGAATGAGGTCCCTGCCGAGGACGCACTTATCCTACACCTACAGCTGGCAAAGGGACAAGAGAAGCTGGTGGAGGCTTTGAGAGCTCAGCAAGTGGTGATCCGTGATCTGCAGCAGAGACTGGTTGAACAGCAGGGGGCCCTCCTCTCCCAGCAGCGCGAGATACTCAGCCAGCAGCGGCGCATGTTCGAGCAGATGGATGTGGTGAAGGCTCAGTACGGTCTGCTTTCCGAGACGGTCAAGCAAGTCTCTTTTCAAGGTCTGCAGGAAGAACTGCAAAGCTATTTTGAAAGCCACCTGTCTGATCTTCAGAACCAAGCACGTAGCCATCTGCAAAAGTCCTATGCTGTGCATAAG GACAGGGATGAATGCCTCGAATTACCAAGCTTGTGTGGGGAGCGAGTAAAATGTCTCAATACCCCAG GAGGGTTTCGTTGTCTCGGTGTCTCTGAGAGGGAGATTTCTGCAGGACTGTGTGGTCATGAGTACTTCTACAATCAGGAACTTCAGGAGTGCCAGGCTTGTTCAGACTGTGATGGTGAGCCTGTTGGCATTCCCTGCACTTCCACCAGTGATGCTGTATGTGGAACTGTGTCTGAGAACATACTCTCACAGTCTTGGGCTGCTTCGATTGCCATACCACCAACAAAATCGAAGAGTACTTCTATCTATCCTGGGCTACAGCTTAATATTCATGGCAAAGAAGAAAACAATCTGTTGATCAACCATGATGATTACCTCAATCTCCAACAACATGGACTGGTCTGGATAGACTACAACTTTGCACTAAAGCACAGCTGCAGGAACTTTCTCCAGGTGGGGATACGGATAAATGGCAGTGAAGAGGAGGGTCGAGACCTTAGCGGGGTTCCGAATTGA